The following proteins come from a genomic window of Chryseobacterium glaciei:
- the metK gene encoding methionine adenosyltransferase gives MSYLFTSESVSEGHPDKIADQISDALIDHFLAYDKSSKVACETLVTTGQVVLAGEVKSDAYLDVQTIAREVINGIGYTKGEYMFNGDSCGVISAIHEQSPDINQGVDRAVNDESFEAKANAQGAGDQGMMFGYATNETANYMPLALDLAHTILKELSAIRREDSEIKYLRPDAKSQVTIEYSDDHKPVRIDSIVVSTQHDDFAAEEEMLNKIREDIKNILIPRVVALQTEEIKALFNDQIKYHINPTGKFVIGGPHGDTGLTGRKIIVDTYGGKGAHGGGAFSGKDPSKVDRSAAYATRHIAKNLVAAGVADEVLVQVSYAIGVAEPCGLYINTYGTSKVAINDGEIAKKVSTIFDLRPYAIEQNLKLRNPIYQDTASYGHMGREHYVADKTFNKGHKNELTLTGLEFFTWEKLDKVDEIKASFGI, from the coding sequence ATGTCTTATTTATTTACGTCTGAATCAGTTTCAGAAGGGCATCCAGATAAAATTGCCGATCAGATCTCTGATGCATTAATCGATCATTTTTTAGCATACGATAAAAGCTCGAAAGTAGCTTGTGAAACTCTTGTTACGACAGGACAGGTGGTTTTGGCAGGTGAGGTGAAGTCTGATGCTTATTTAGATGTACAGACTATTGCAAGAGAAGTTATCAACGGTATCGGATATACAAAAGGAGAATACATGTTTAATGGTGATTCTTGTGGAGTTATTTCTGCAATTCACGAGCAGTCTCCGGACATCAACCAAGGTGTTGACAGAGCTGTAAATGATGAATCTTTTGAAGCTAAAGCAAACGCTCAAGGTGCAGGTGACCAAGGAATGATGTTTGGTTATGCAACGAACGAAACGGCAAATTACATGCCTTTGGCTTTAGATTTAGCACACACTATTCTTAAAGAACTTTCTGCGATTAGAAGAGAAGATTCTGAAATCAAATATCTTCGTCCGGATGCAAAAAGCCAAGTTACAATCGAATATTCTGACGATCACAAGCCGGTAAGAATTGATTCTATCGTAGTTTCTACTCAGCACGATGATTTTGCAGCTGAAGAAGAAATGTTGAACAAAATCAGAGAAGACATCAAAAATATTTTAATTCCTAGAGTTGTTGCCTTACAAACTGAGGAAATTAAGGCATTATTTAATGATCAAATCAAATATCACATCAACCCAACAGGGAAATTCGTAATCGGAGGTCCTCACGGAGATACAGGTCTTACAGGAAGAAAAATCATCGTTGATACATACGGTGGAAAAGGTGCTCATGGTGGTGGTGCATTCTCTGGAAAAGATCCTTCAAAAGTAGACAGAAGTGCTGCGTATGCAACAAGACACATCGCTAAAAACTTAGTAGCTGCAGGTGTTGCTGACGAAGTTTTGGTACAGGTTTCTTACGCTATCGGTGTTGCTGAACCTTGTGGTTTATACATCAATACTTACGGAACTTCAAAAGTTGCTATTAATGACGGTGAAATTGCTAAAAAGGTATCTACAATCTTCGATCTTAGACCTTACGCAATTGAGCAAAACTTAAAATTAAGAAACCCAATTTATCAGGATACAGCTTCTTACGGACACATGGGAAGAGAGCATTATGTAGCTGATAAAACTTTCAATAAAGGTCATAAGAATGAATTAACGCTTACAGGGTTGGAGTTCTTTACTTGGGAAAAACTAGACAAAGTAGACGAAATTAAAGCTTCTTTCGGGATTTAA